In Fluviicola taffensis DSM 16823, the following are encoded in one genomic region:
- a CDS encoding four helix bundle protein, translating into MRSGTSIGANISEAVRGQSSKDFIHKLQISRKETSETLYWLTLLQKTNYLKPDTAIILIQSCEELLKILTSIIKTLELKIKN; encoded by the coding sequence TTGCGCTCCGGAACATCCATTGGAGCAAATATTTCTGAGGCGGTTCGAGGGCAATCTTCAAAAGATTTTATTCATAAACTTCAGATTTCCAGAAAAGAAACAAGTGAAACTCTTTATTGGTTAACCTTGCTTCAAAAAACAAATTATTTAAAACCAGATACAGCAATAATACTAATTCAGTCATGTGAAGAATTATTAAAAATTCTTACTTCCATTATAAAAACACTTGAACTCAAGATAAAGAATTGA
- a CDS encoding DUF3127 domain-containing protein, translating to MFKISGILKVKNDTVQVSEKFSKREFVLTDNASMYPQDIMFQLTQDKCSLIDGFNMQDQIEVSFNLRGREWTSPQGEVKYFNTLEAWRIEKVGTPSMGGGIPSGGPTAMSLDPIATPSASTAPSDDDDLPF from the coding sequence ATGTTTAAAATATCCGGAATCCTTAAGGTGAAAAATGATACAGTACAAGTATCAGAGAAATTTTCGAAGAGAGAATTTGTGTTAACTGATAATGCGAGTATGTATCCTCAAGATATCATGTTCCAGTTAACTCAGGATAAGTGTAGTTTGATTGATGGATTCAATATGCAAGATCAGATTGAAGTCTCTTTCAATTTGAGAGGTCGTGAGTGGACAAGCCCACAAGGTGAAGTGAAATACTTCAATACCTTAGAGGCATGGAGAATTGAAAAAGTAGGTACTCCTTCAATGGGTGGTGGTATTCCATCTGGTGGGCCAACTGCAATGAGTTTAGATCCAATCGCAACTCCAAGTGCATCTACTGCTCCAAGCGACGACGACGATTTACCGTTTTAA
- a CDS encoding class I SAM-dependent methyltransferase, whose product MEKEELAALASQLSHPSGDKGIEIAQMMNETNIGMTKNAISNLNLTADDSVLELGHGNGGHLEFLLSQNTNINYTGLEISTLMNQEAQLRNQQFIDLKKAFFELYDGKIIPFSENQFDKLFTVNTLYFWDKPLEIFAELSRILKPNGLLSLTFAHRSFMETLPFTPFGFTLYNPDEVMKLIEQSNFRLIHEDLQLETVMTKAGDPVERKFSTFVLDNNK is encoded by the coding sequence ATGGAGAAAGAAGAATTAGCGGCACTTGCCTCTCAATTAAGCCATCCATCAGGAGATAAAGGCATTGAGATTGCTCAAATGATGAACGAAACGAATATCGGAATGACTAAAAACGCCATCTCGAATTTGAATCTGACAGCAGATGATTCAGTTCTGGAATTAGGTCATGGAAATGGTGGACATTTGGAATTTCTCCTTTCTCAAAATACCAACATCAATTACACTGGGTTAGAGATTTCAACCTTAATGAATCAAGAAGCTCAGCTACGGAATCAACAGTTTATTGACCTCAAAAAAGCCTTTTTTGAACTCTATGATGGAAAAATCATTCCTTTCTCTGAAAATCAGTTTGACAAATTATTCACTGTAAACACACTCTATTTTTGGGACAAGCCATTAGAGATATTCGCGGAATTATCACGTATTTTAAAACCCAATGGATTACTTTCGCTCACTTTTGCCCACCGAAGTTTCATGGAGACACTTCCTTTTACGCCATTTGGCTTCACATTATACAATCCAGATGAAGTGATGAAATTGATTGAACAAAGTAATTTTAGATTAATACACGAAGACTTACAACTTGAAACGGTAATGACAAAAGCAGGAGATCCTGTAGAACGGAAATTTTCCACATTCGTTCTTGACAACAATAAATAA
- a CDS encoding sensor histidine kinase — MLKLLRSVFSPKFTNETNFEDETKLLLAYRMSLFLTIAIGILTIVLFIYFSIVIACVTLSAFISVLVTTAYIYRTSKFRIPTILFNIIGAVCCTSTLFFIHNQPHFLDGFWMTINILFAFIVLGARWGIGFTLFHAACQSVYFYYFLDDQMQIMRDLTHEQLVAIVINCLLCFSIIGYLGWENIRTNEVGKKKLNEAQDVLQVQYNIISKQNEEKTVMLKEIHHRVKNNLQIITSLLRLQSRELENPEAIAKFKDATHRVIAMSMIHEKMYQSDHLSTLHLREYLHDLSTDLVSSYQSGYPVNLKIDCDIDSIGLRSVVPIALILNELISNSLKYAFDDYDNCLITISFMHYQGKKCKLLYKDSGTWKAPSRQGSFGLDLIESLTEQLEGTMDLKTYPETSFEIIFSPQEDK; from the coding sequence ATGCTAAAATTGCTTCGATCCGTGTTCTCCCCAAAGTTCACCAATGAAACAAATTTCGAAGATGAGACAAAATTGCTTTTGGCTTATCGAATGTCTTTGTTTTTGACAATTGCAATTGGAATATTGACTATTGTATTATTTATTTATTTCAGTATCGTCATTGCTTGCGTCACATTATCAGCATTCATATCTGTATTAGTAACCACAGCTTACATTTATAGAACTTCCAAGTTTCGAATTCCAACAATACTATTCAACATCATTGGTGCAGTTTGTTGTACATCTACTTTATTTTTCATTCATAATCAGCCCCATTTTTTAGATGGATTTTGGATGACAATCAATATACTATTTGCATTTATTGTACTTGGTGCACGTTGGGGAATTGGCTTCACTTTATTTCATGCAGCTTGTCAATCCGTTTATTTCTATTATTTCCTAGATGACCAAATGCAAATCATGCGAGATTTGACCCATGAACAGCTAGTCGCAATCGTTATAAACTGCCTACTTTGCTTCTCAATTATTGGTTATTTAGGTTGGGAAAACATTCGAACCAATGAAGTGGGCAAGAAAAAATTAAACGAAGCGCAAGATGTTCTTCAAGTTCAATACAACATCATCTCCAAACAAAATGAAGAGAAAACGGTGATGTTGAAAGAAATTCATCATCGGGTAAAGAATAACTTACAAATCATTACTAGTCTACTGCGCTTGCAATCGCGAGAGCTTGAAAATCCAGAAGCCATTGCCAAATTCAAAGATGCCACGCATCGGGTAATTGCCATGTCGATGATTCACGAAAAAATGTATCAAAGTGATCACCTTTCTACACTTCATTTGAGAGAATACTTACACGATCTTTCTACTGACTTGGTTTCATCTTATCAATCTGGATATCCTGTAAACCTGAAGATTGATTGCGACATTGATTCCATTGGTTTACGCTCCGTAGTTCCAATTGCACTAATTTTGAATGAATTGATATCAAACTCATTAAAATACGCCTTCGATGATTACGACAATTGCTTGATTACCATTTCATTTATGCATTATCAAGGTAAAAAATGTAAGCTCCTTTACAAGGACAGCGGAACTTGGAAGGCACCTTCTCGTCAAGGTTCTTTTGGATTAGACCTCATAGAATCGTTAACAGAACAATTGGAAGGAACAATGGATTTAAAAACCTATCCAGAAACTAGTTTTGAAATCATTTTTAGCCCACAAGAAGACAAGTAA
- a CDS encoding M1 family metallopeptidase, giving the protein MRYLLILLLIISESWSYGQFSHADSIRGHYGSSRNWWDLKHYDLSVTFDIDKKEIHGKNVITFSTEPVSGVYQNRFLQIDLQDPMVIDSVILSGWFHISLEDIKQDGNAYFIPYQEANHKQKEDTELTIYFHGKPRIAKRAPWDGGIIWSKDPNGKPWITIACQGLGASVWFPCKDSQFDEPDNGVTMHYTCPSYLVCVSNGLFVGKEINNMGQSTYSWKVSNPINNYCMIPYVGDYVNMHEHFAGEKGSLEIDYWVLRGNEEKAKKHFQDAPKTLKAFEYWFGPYPFYEDGYKLVEAPHLGMEHQSAVAYGNGFKNGYMGTDLSGTGIGLKWDFIIVHESGHEWFGNNITSKDIADMWIHEAFTCYSETLFTDYWFGKEDADTYCQGLRKNIKNDKPIIGPYTVNTEGSGDMYYKGANMLHTIRTIYGNDSLFRVMLRKMNATFYHQTVTTQQIEQFMSKELGMNLTPIFEQYLRTKKLPTLQLKYSKKKVKYRWVNCVAGFNMPIMNEKQKLVCTSKWNSYSIEHDYSSFELNKNLYVLKKESKKE; this is encoded by the coding sequence ATGAGATATCTGCTTATTCTTCTTTTGATCATTTCAGAATCCTGGTCTTATGGACAGTTTAGTCACGCTGATTCTATTCGAGGTCATTATGGAAGTTCACGCAACTGGTGGGATTTAAAACACTACGATCTAAGCGTTACATTTGACATCGACAAGAAGGAAATTCACGGAAAAAATGTGATTACTTTTTCCACAGAACCAGTGAGTGGAGTGTATCAAAATCGCTTTCTCCAAATCGATCTGCAAGACCCAATGGTTATTGATAGTGTTATTCTAAGCGGATGGTTTCATATTTCTTTAGAGGATATTAAACAGGATGGAAATGCCTATTTCATTCCCTATCAGGAAGCGAATCACAAGCAAAAAGAAGATACAGAACTTACAATTTACTTCCATGGAAAACCACGTATAGCAAAACGCGCGCCCTGGGATGGCGGAATCATTTGGAGTAAAGATCCGAATGGCAAACCTTGGATTACTATTGCCTGCCAAGGATTAGGTGCAAGTGTTTGGTTTCCCTGCAAAGACTCCCAATTCGATGAACCGGATAATGGCGTTACCATGCATTACACATGCCCCAGTTATTTGGTTTGTGTGAGCAATGGATTGTTCGTAGGCAAGGAAATCAACAATATGGGTCAATCGACCTACTCATGGAAAGTCAGTAATCCAATCAATAATTATTGCATGATTCCATACGTTGGTGATTATGTAAACATGCATGAACACTTTGCAGGTGAAAAAGGAAGCCTGGAAATCGATTATTGGGTTTTGAGAGGAAATGAGGAAAAAGCGAAGAAACACTTTCAAGATGCCCCAAAAACATTGAAAGCTTTCGAATATTGGTTTGGTCCTTATCCATTTTACGAAGATGGATACAAGTTAGTAGAAGCCCCACATCTTGGAATGGAACATCAAAGTGCTGTTGCATATGGTAATGGGTTCAAGAATGGATACATGGGAACCGATTTAAGCGGTACAGGAATTGGATTGAAATGGGATTTCATTATTGTTCATGAAAGTGGGCACGAATGGTTTGGGAATAATATCACCTCCAAAGACATTGCAGATATGTGGATTCATGAAGCATTTACCTGTTACAGCGAAACGCTCTTCACCGATTATTGGTTCGGCAAAGAAGATGCAGATACATACTGTCAAGGACTTCGAAAAAATATAAAAAATGACAAGCCAATTATTGGCCCATACACTGTAAATACCGAAGGAAGCGGCGATATGTACTACAAAGGAGCAAATATGCTACATACTATTCGTACGATTTATGGAAACGACTCCCTATTTCGTGTGATGCTTCGAAAAATGAATGCAACGTTCTATCACCAAACTGTGACGACGCAACAAATCGAGCAATTTATGTCGAAGGAACTAGGAATGAACTTAACTCCCATTTTTGAGCAGTATCTTAGAACCAAAAAGCTCCCTACTTTGCAATTAAAATACTCCAAAAAGAAAGTAAAATACAGATGGGTTAATTGTGTAGCAGGTTTCAATATGCCGATTATGAATGAAAAACAAAAACTCGTTTGTACTTCCAAATGGAATTCCTATTCGATTGAGCATGATTATTCTTCCTTCGAACTGAATAAGAATTTGTATGTTCTGAAAAAGGAGTCAAAAAAAGAATAA
- a CDS encoding glycosyltransferase, translating into MWLISSWVLIYMLSILTVFFGVNRLRISKNAKRMMAIDEISIVIPFRNEAHNLEKFMECVYSQRYQPAQWIFVNDHSSDAYIDLIQKMDGFPIRLLHLPEEQRGKKRAIRFGMDHVRTDFCLTMDADVTFGKDYTKSLLLLPEGELLILPVEMTGTKWWQSFFTLEYLFTTILNKGIAGWSRPVNCSGANLLIHVESFDQVDDIEDHDHVLSGDDIYTLRAFRDSGKRIEIVENEALKVETETPNTLSAVMEQRVRWLSKTGHVADRLNNFLGIWAVGLHLYYFLLLIITFSAGIYWLTLCLLLFKFGCDFMLVRMDKKKTTSFDLIGLVLFECFYPIYLFALLAYTMVTQPEWKGR; encoded by the coding sequence ATGTGGTTGATTAGTTCTTGGGTTCTTATTTACATGCTTTCAATTTTGACAGTCTTTTTTGGCGTAAACCGATTGAGAATTAGTAAAAACGCAAAAAGAATGATGGCAATTGATGAAATATCTATCGTTATTCCTTTTCGCAACGAAGCACACAATCTGGAAAAATTCATGGAATGTGTTTATTCCCAACGTTACCAACCAGCTCAGTGGATTTTTGTCAATGATCACTCTTCAGATGCATACATTGATTTGATCCAAAAAATGGACGGATTTCCGATTCGTTTGTTGCATTTGCCAGAAGAACAGCGAGGAAAAAAACGTGCTATTCGGTTTGGAATGGATCATGTGCGAACAGATTTTTGTTTGACAATGGATGCAGATGTGACTTTTGGAAAAGATTACACGAAATCTTTGTTATTACTTCCAGAAGGAGAGTTACTCATTTTACCTGTGGAAATGACTGGAACAAAATGGTGGCAATCTTTCTTTACTCTAGAGTATTTATTTACGACGATCCTCAATAAAGGAATCGCTGGTTGGAGTAGACCCGTTAATTGCAGTGGAGCAAATCTATTGATACATGTAGAAAGTTTCGATCAAGTAGATGACATTGAAGATCATGATCATGTTTTGAGTGGAGATGATATTTATACTTTAAGAGCGTTTAGAGATTCTGGAAAACGAATTGAAATTGTGGAAAACGAAGCGCTAAAAGTGGAAACAGAAACACCAAATACTTTATCAGCAGTGATGGAACAACGTGTTCGCTGGTTGAGTAAAACGGGTCATGTTGCAGACAGGTTAAACAATTTTCTGGGAATTTGGGCTGTTGGCTTGCATTTGTATTATTTCTTGTTGCTTATTATTACTTTTTCAGCAGGTATTTATTGGTTAACACTTTGTTTGCTGCTCTTCAAATTTGGATGTGATTTTATGTTGGTGCGAATGGATAAAAAGAAAACTACCAGTTTTGATTTGATTGGTTTGGTCTTGTTTGAATGTTTTTATCCAATTTACCTCTTTGCATTATTGGCTTATACAATGGTTACTCAGCCAGAGTGGAAGGGAAGATAG
- a CDS encoding dihydroorotase: MTKILLKSATLVNEGKEFVSDVLIEGKRIIKIASSILVDGIVEEINCEGLHLLPGCIDDQVHFREPGLTHKATIQTESRAAVAGGITSFMEMPNTVPNTLTQELLEAKYQRASEVSPANYSFFMGASNDNYEEVMRTNIENVCGVKIFMGSSTGNMLVDNTSTLEHLFANVPMLIATHCEDEGTIRTNLEIYKEKYGEDIPMSAHPLIRSAEACYISSSKAVDLAKKNNTRLHILHISSGIETALFRNDIPLEQKRITAEACIHHLWFSAADYTEKGAWIKWNPAVKTEVDRAQIWEALLDNRIDVIATDHAPHTIEEKQQKYLQAPSGGPLVQHALLAMLDASANGKIPLVRVVEKMAHAVAICFQVKDRGFIREGYFADLVLVNLNRKTTITKESLLSQCAWSPFEGTTFSASIEKTFVNGQLVFDEGKLTGVQSGERLLFNR, from the coding sequence ATGACAAAAATTTTATTGAAGAGCGCAACGCTTGTTAACGAAGGGAAAGAGTTTGTATCTGACGTTTTAATTGAAGGCAAGCGAATTATCAAAATTGCATCTTCGATATTAGTAGATGGAATTGTGGAGGAAATCAACTGTGAAGGTTTACATCTTCTTCCTGGCTGTATTGATGACCAAGTACATTTTAGAGAACCTGGATTAACTCACAAGGCGACTATTCAAACGGAATCTAGAGCGGCTGTTGCTGGAGGAATAACTTCTTTCATGGAAATGCCCAATACGGTTCCAAATACATTGACTCAAGAATTATTAGAAGCAAAATACCAAAGGGCTTCAGAAGTTTCTCCAGCGAATTATTCATTTTTCATGGGAGCTTCAAACGATAATTACGAGGAAGTCATGCGCACAAATATTGAAAATGTTTGTGGTGTGAAGATTTTTATGGGATCATCAACAGGAAATATGTTGGTTGATAATACGAGTACTTTGGAGCATTTATTTGCAAATGTTCCCATGCTGATTGCCACTCACTGTGAAGATGAAGGGACAATTCGCACGAATTTGGAGATTTACAAGGAAAAATACGGAGAAGACATTCCAATGTCAGCTCATCCTTTAATACGTAGTGCCGAGGCATGTTACATCTCTTCTTCGAAAGCAGTTGATTTAGCTAAAAAGAACAATACTCGTTTACACATATTGCATATTTCTTCTGGAATTGAAACGGCTCTTTTCCGAAATGATATTCCTTTGGAACAAAAACGAATTACTGCCGAAGCATGTATTCACCATTTGTGGTTTTCAGCTGCTGATTATACTGAAAAAGGCGCTTGGATAAAGTGGAATCCTGCTGTGAAAACAGAAGTTGATAGAGCGCAAATTTGGGAGGCATTGCTCGATAATCGAATAGATGTGATTGCGACTGACCATGCGCCGCATACTATTGAAGAAAAACAGCAAAAGTATTTACAAGCACCTTCAGGCGGCCCCCTTGTTCAACATGCATTGTTAGCGATGTTAGATGCCTCAGCGAACGGAAAAATCCCATTAGTTAGAGTCGTTGAAAAGATGGCTCATGCTGTAGCAATTTGTTTTCAAGTGAAAGATCGTGGTTTTATTCGAGAAGGGTATTTCGCGGATTTGGTATTGGTGAATTTGAATCGAAAAACAACGATTACGAAAGAATCCTTATTGTCACAATGTGCTTGGTCACCTTTTGAAGGAACGACTTTTTCAGCTTCTATTGAGAAAACCTTTGTGAATGGTCAATTGGTCTTTGATGAAGGAAAGTTAACGGGAGTTCAAAGTGGGGAGCGTTTATTGTTTAATCGATGA
- a CDS encoding DUF4296 domain-containing protein, which yields MKIILFIALLVLTQSCHDGLEGLQKPDNLIPKTEMIDLMTDIYILEAHISNTYTTVNRYYKVMNASGRAYLKSKNITEKQYEDSYIYYNGTKEEFKFIIDKVQENLQKKSIEMQKKS from the coding sequence ATGAAAATAATTCTATTCATAGCATTGTTGGTACTTACTCAGTCATGTCATGATGGGTTAGAAGGTTTGCAGAAACCCGACAACTTAATACCTAAAACTGAAATGATTGATTTGATGACAGATATCTATATTTTGGAAGCTCATATTTCAAACACCTATACAACCGTAAATCGATACTATAAAGTCATGAATGCTTCTGGAAGGGCTTATCTTAAGTCCAAGAATATTACTGAAAAACAATACGAAGATTCTTACATTTATTATAATGGAACGAAAGAAGAGTTCAAATTTATCATTGATAAAGTTCAAGAGAATCTTCAAAAGAAATCGATTGAAATGCAGAAGAAATCTTAA
- a CDS encoding HPP family protein, with product MIKKKSNSFRKVKYILYKETLVDFKEHFWTFIGSFFGIGLIALTQSQSLDKLENIFLIGSFGASSVLIYGAIQSPLAQPRNLVGGHLISAFIGVCVYKLIPDPIWLSAPLAVSLSIVAMQMTKTLHPPGGATALIAVIGTPKIKALGFMYVLSPVLSGVLILLLVAIIANNLTKNRKYPTNSRWTKYIKPKKIRLRDVTKNKTNL from the coding sequence ATGATTAAGAAAAAAAGCAACTCATTTCGCAAGGTGAAATACATTCTCTACAAAGAAACACTAGTCGATTTCAAGGAACATTTTTGGACATTTATCGGTTCTTTTTTTGGTATTGGATTAATTGCACTGACTCAATCTCAATCGCTCGATAAATTGGAGAATATTTTCTTAATTGGATCCTTTGGAGCCAGTAGTGTGTTGATTTATGGAGCAATTCAAAGTCCATTGGCACAACCTCGAAATTTGGTCGGTGGACATTTAATTTCTGCTTTCATCGGTGTGTGTGTCTACAAACTAATTCCTGATCCAATCTGGCTTTCTGCTCCGCTTGCAGTAAGTCTTTCCATTGTTGCTATGCAAATGACCAAAACACTTCATCCACCAGGCGGAGCCACTGCTTTAATTGCTGTAATCGGAACGCCTAAGATCAAAGCACTTGGATTTATGTATGTCCTTTCCCCCGTTCTATCTGGTGTTCTCATTCTTCTACTTGTTGCAATTATTGCAAACAATCTCACAAAGAATAGAAAATATCCTACCAACAGTAGATGGACAAAATACATCAAACCGAAAAAAATCAGATTAAGAGATGTTACAAAAAACAAAACGAATTTGTAA
- a CDS encoding iron chaperone: MKTFTNVDQYIQEFEKETQERLIAIRKLIQETAPEAIESISYGMPAYKVNGKPLVYFGGYKSHIGFYATPTGHSAFEKELSKYKQGKGSVQFPLDEPLPVKLIKEIVLFRLAENQAKSGKK; the protein is encoded by the coding sequence ATGAAAACTTTCACCAACGTCGATCAATACATTCAGGAGTTTGAAAAGGAAACTCAGGAGCGCTTAATCGCTATAAGAAAACTGATTCAGGAAACCGCACCAGAAGCGATAGAATCAATCTCGTATGGAATGCCTGCTTACAAAGTCAATGGAAAACCCTTGGTCTATTTCGGAGGATATAAATCACACATTGGATTTTACGCCACACCAACTGGGCACTCAGCATTTGAAAAAGAACTTTCCAAGTACAAGCAAGGAAAAGGATCCGTTCAATTTCCTCTGGATGAGCCGCTTCCTGTAAAACTGATCAAAGAGATTGTTTTATTTCGCCTCGCCGAGAATCAAGCTAAATCTGGAAAAAAGTAA
- a CDS encoding OsmC family protein has product MKEHTYEATILWTGNKGTGTSDYTSYEREFTLKIQNKPDLFCSADIPFRGDGTKHNPEDFFLASLSSCHMLWYFHLCADAGIQVVAYIDEPIGKMIQDPNGGRFTSVVLHPQVIITDPTRIDEANSLHQEAHKQCFIANSCNFPITHQPTCISND; this is encoded by the coding sequence ATGAAAGAACATACTTACGAAGCAACAATTCTCTGGACAGGAAATAAGGGAACAGGAACATCCGATTATACAAGTTATGAAAGAGAATTTACGCTTAAAATACAGAATAAACCAGATTTATTTTGTTCAGCAGACATTCCTTTTCGTGGTGATGGAACAAAACACAATCCGGAAGATTTCTTTTTAGCTTCGCTTTCCAGTTGTCACATGCTTTGGTATTTCCACTTGTGTGCAGATGCCGGAATTCAGGTCGTAGCATATATAGACGAACCGATTGGAAAAATGATCCAAGATCCAAATGGCGGTCGCTTTACGTCTGTTGTCCTTCATCCTCAAGTAATCATTACCGATCCTACTCGAATTGATGAAGCAAACTCTTTGCATCAAGAAGCCCACAAACAATGTTTCATAGCGAATTCATGCAATTTTCCAATAACTCATCAACCAACCTGTATTTCAAATGATTAA
- a CDS encoding MarC family NAAT transporter: MELFISVFAALFSVLNPLGTVPVFVGLTKDDTKHNRDKTSLWTSINVCIILLISFFAGKYVLSFFGISINSLRVAGGLIIATSGFALLTGSFTKHKGMKKASVQADLETRSEVSLTPLAIPMLAGPGSISLLITYNQTFVSHQQHLMSVCAIIAVCLVIYLILRTSHFIVKALGASGINAISRIIGFIVIAIGVEYVSSAVQEILKIK, translated from the coding sequence ATGGAACTTTTCATCAGTGTTTTTGCCGCTTTATTCTCTGTTTTGAACCCCTTGGGAACTGTTCCCGTCTTTGTTGGATTAACAAAGGATGATACCAAACACAATAGAGATAAAACTTCTTTGTGGACCTCAATCAATGTATGTATCATTCTTTTAATTTCCTTTTTCGCAGGAAAATATGTGTTGAGTTTCTTTGGAATCAGCATCAATTCTTTGCGAGTAGCTGGTGGATTGATTATTGCGACTTCCGGATTTGCGTTATTGACAGGCTCATTCACCAAGCACAAAGGAATGAAAAAAGCAAGTGTTCAGGCAGATTTGGAAACGAGGTCGGAAGTTTCTTTAACTCCTTTGGCAATTCCGATGTTAGCTGGGCCAGGATCTATTTCTTTACTGATTACCTACAACCAAACTTTTGTGAGTCATCAGCAGCATTTGATGTCTGTTTGTGCAATTATCGCAGTTTGTTTGGTGATTTATTTGATTCTACGCACATCTCATTTTATCGTCAAAGCCTTAGGAGCTTCTGGAATCAATGCAATTTCTCGCATTATCGGATTCATTGTTATTGCAATCGGAGTGGAGTATGTTTCGTCAGCGGTACAAGAGATTTTGAAAATCAAGTAA
- the ruvC gene encoding crossover junction endodeoxyribonuclease RuvC has product MAEDKIILGIDPGTTVLGYGLIHIKGTKIEMLNFGIIQLNKLDNQPDKLKRIFDRIDGLMEEYKPDEMAIEAPFFGKNVQSMLKLGRAQGVAIAASLRRNIPYEEYTPKRIKQAITGNGNASKEQVAAMLQTLLKFDEIPKYLDATDGLAAAVCHHFSKGIGENNKSKGNSWTNFISNNPDRKIR; this is encoded by the coding sequence ATGGCCGAAGATAAAATAATTTTAGGGATTGACCCCGGAACAACTGTATTAGGATATGGATTAATCCACATTAAAGGCACGAAAATTGAAATGCTCAACTTCGGAATTATTCAATTAAACAAATTGGACAACCAACCCGATAAATTGAAACGCATTTTTGATCGAATTGACGGTCTAATGGAAGAGTACAAACCAGACGAAATGGCAATTGAAGCTCCTTTCTTTGGGAAGAACGTTCAATCCATGCTAAAACTTGGAAGAGCTCAAGGAGTCGCAATTGCAGCTTCTCTTCGACGAAATATTCCGTACGAAGAATATACTCCAAAACGCATTAAACAGGCAATTACGGGTAATGGAAACGCTTCAAAAGAACAAGTTGCGGCTATGCTCCAAACTTTACTAAAATTCGATGAAATTCCAAAATACTTAGATGCCACGGATGGTTTAGCGGCTGCCGTTTGTCATCATTTTTCCAAAGGAATTGGTGAAAACAATAAAAGCAAAGGAAATAGCTGGACCAATTTCATTAGTAATAACCCAGATCGTAAAATCAGATGA
- a CDS encoding flavin reductase family protein → MLTLDPKELPIPKLHGYLLGAIGPRPIAFASTIDENGVNNLSPFSFFNVFSAAPPILIFSPARNGRTNTTKDTYNNVKNIPEVVINIVNMDILQQMSLSSSPFPSDVDEFVKAGLTPIASDTIKPMRVLEAPVQFECKVLEVKELGTEGGAGNLVICEVTKIHIHEDILAEDGTIDQKKINLVARMGGNWYCHANEASMFEITKPITTIGIGFDQLPEDIRTSSILSGNDLAQLAGVTEIPNETDVNEYKLLELSDLFLNLEDEPVKLEEALHKRAKELITNNDIEGAWMTLLSFND, encoded by the coding sequence ATGTTAACACTCGATCCAAAAGAACTTCCAATTCCAAAATTACATGGCTACCTGCTTGGTGCAATTGGACCGAGACCTATTGCTTTTGCTTCAACTATTGATGAAAACGGGGTGAACAATCTTTCTCCGTTTAGTTTTTTTAACGTGTTTTCTGCAGCTCCTCCCATTCTTATTTTTTCTCCAGCTAGAAATGGAAGAACAAATACAACGAAGGATACCTACAACAATGTGAAAAATATTCCAGAAGTGGTTATTAACATTGTGAACATGGATATTTTGCAACAGATGAGTTTGAGTAGTTCTCCGTTTCCATCAGATGTGGATGAATTCGTGAAGGCTGGATTGACTCCAATTGCCTCCGATACCATCAAGCCAATGCGCGTTTTAGAAGCTCCTGTACAATTCGAATGCAAAGTTCTTGAAGTGAAAGAATTAGGCACTGAAGGTGGAGCTGGAAATTTAGTAATTTGTGAAGTGACTAAGATCCATATTCACGAAGACATTTTAGCTGAAGATGGAACAATAGACCAAAAGAAAATCAATTTGGTTGCTCGAATGGGAGGAAATTGGTATTGTCATGCCAATGAAGCTTCCATGTTCGAAATTACGAAACCTATCACAACAATTGGAATTGGTTTTGATCAGCTTCCAGAAGATATTCGTACAAGTTCCATTCTTTCAGGAAACGATTTAGCGCAATTAGCTGGAGTTACTGAAATTCCAAATGAAACGGATGTAAATGAATATAAACTATTGGAATTAAGTGATTTATTCCTTAATTTAGAAGATGAGCCCGTAAAATTGGAAGAGGCTTTACATAAACGTGCAAAAGAATTAATAACAAATAATGACATTGAAGGAGCTTGGATGACCTTGCTTTCTTTTAATGATTAA